A genomic stretch from Mya arenaria isolate MELC-2E11 chromosome 10, ASM2691426v1 includes:
- the LOC128205349 gene encoding baculoviral IAP repeat-containing protein 2-like isoform X1 translates to MFSGKTQPPEHLTSASSSNSSSSRSMSTKGRFDQTAQPTSLVPQKGFAYKASQYQSLPVALTQTKNTQYTTFSTPVSGLKQTGLLVPLKHIRRAVADIYTFAVQPTEDPQNQFWEKQVAESKQISPKTQRRPQNPSSTARNNATARQTPNSSSSAVVSSTKFSKYPNYTTTASRLVSFKACQNIATSTRLLSEAGFFFAGTEDCTRCFYCGIGLRHWSENDDPWTEHARFSLDCDHVVSEKGREFVNLVKLALELTNEKETGAVQTADISKLSTPNARQDSSDKIDKLMKTEAAQSVLENDYSEELVKRAIVKVLRSKGANAITGMNLMQEILAIEDEKDLIDGKSMDDVPSAMKQNMAAVLSRENQHLREKTLCSYCKRLEVSLVFLPCGHLVSCNTCGDRQKSCVTCGSNVKGTVRTYKA, encoded by the exons ATGTTTTCTGGAAAAACACAACCGCCAGAGCATTTGACATCAGCATCGTCGTCTAATTCAAGCAGCAGTAGATCTATGTCAACCAAGGGTAGATTTGATCAAACAGCACAGCCAACCAGTCTTGTGCCACAAAAAGGATTTGCATACAAGGCGAGCCAGTACCAATCATTGCCCGTAGCCTTAACTCAGACCAAGAACACTCAATATACAACATTCTCTACCCCTGTTTCGGGGCTTAAGCAAACTGGTTTATTGGTTCCACTTAAGCATATCAGAAGGGCTGTGGCCGATATTTACACCTTTGCAGTGCAGCCTACGGAAGACCCTCAGAATCAGTTTTGGGAAAAGCAAG TAGCAGAGAGTAAACAGATTAGTCCAAAGACGCAGAGACGACCTCAAAATCCTTCATCGACTGCAAGAAACAATGCTACAGCCAGGCAAACACCAAATTCTTCTTCAAGCGCCGTAGTGAGCTCTacaaagttttcaaaatatccCAATTATACTACAACGGCTTCGCGACTGGTCAGTTTTAAAGCTTGTCAAAACATTGCCACTTCTACACGGCTGTTATCAGAAGCAGGGTTCTTTTTTGCGGGGACTGAGGACTGTACGCGTTGTTTTTATTGTGGGATAG gatTGCGACATTGGTCAGAGAACGACGACCCTTGGACTGAACATGCTCGGTTTTCGCTTGATTGTGATCACGTGGTTTCAGAGAAAGGGAGGGAATTCGTGAACCTGGTTAAACTTGCACTTGAACTGACGAACGAG AAAGAAACAGGAGCAGTGCAAACAGCTGACATCTCTAAATTATCTACACCTAACG CTAGGCAAGATTCATCTGATAAAATTGACAAATTGATGAAAACAGAAGCAGCTCAAAGTGTGTTGGAAAACGATTATAGTGAAGAATTGGTTAAAAGGGCGATTGTAAAAGTCCTGAGATCCAAAG GAGCAAACGCCATCACTGGGATGAATTTGATGCAGGAAATACTGGCAATAGAAGACGAAAAAGACCTTATTGATGGGAAATCTATGG ATGATGTTCCTTCTgccatgaaacaaaatatggcGGCAGTACTTTCCCGCGAAAACCAACACCTGCGTGAAAAAACTCTATGTTCCTATTGTAAGCGGCTTGAAGTTTCCCTCGTGTTTCTGCCATGTGGTCACCTCGTGTCCTGTAACACATGTGGGGACAGGCAGAAGTCATGCGTCACGTGTGGCTCAAATGTTAAGGGGACAGTTAGGACATACAAAGCATGA
- the LOC128205349 gene encoding baculoviral IAP repeat-containing protein 2-like isoform X2, which yields MFSGKTQPPEHLTSASSSNSSSSRSMSTKGRFDQTAQPTSLVPQKGFAYKASQYQSLPVALTQTKNTQYTTFSTPVSGLKQTGLLVPLKHIRRAVADIYTFAVQPTEDPQNQFWEKQAESKQISPKTQRRPQNPSSTARNNATARQTPNSSSSAVVSSTKFSKYPNYTTTASRLVSFKACQNIATSTRLLSEAGFFFAGTEDCTRCFYCGIGLRHWSENDDPWTEHARFSLDCDHVVSEKGREFVNLVKLALELTNEKETGAVQTADISKLSTPNARQDSSDKIDKLMKTEAAQSVLENDYSEELVKRAIVKVLRSKGANAITGMNLMQEILAIEDEKDLIDGKSMDDVPSAMKQNMAAVLSRENQHLREKTLCSYCKRLEVSLVFLPCGHLVSCNTCGDRQKSCVTCGSNVKGTVRTYKA from the exons ATGTTTTCTGGAAAAACACAACCGCCAGAGCATTTGACATCAGCATCGTCGTCTAATTCAAGCAGCAGTAGATCTATGTCAACCAAGGGTAGATTTGATCAAACAGCACAGCCAACCAGTCTTGTGCCACAAAAAGGATTTGCATACAAGGCGAGCCAGTACCAATCATTGCCCGTAGCCTTAACTCAGACCAAGAACACTCAATATACAACATTCTCTACCCCTGTTTCGGGGCTTAAGCAAACTGGTTTATTGGTTCCACTTAAGCATATCAGAAGGGCTGTGGCCGATATTTACACCTTTGCAGTGCAGCCTACGGAAGACCCTCAGAATCAGTTTTGGGAAAAGCAAG CAGAGAGTAAACAGATTAGTCCAAAGACGCAGAGACGACCTCAAAATCCTTCATCGACTGCAAGAAACAATGCTACAGCCAGGCAAACACCAAATTCTTCTTCAAGCGCCGTAGTGAGCTCTacaaagttttcaaaatatccCAATTATACTACAACGGCTTCGCGACTGGTCAGTTTTAAAGCTTGTCAAAACATTGCCACTTCTACACGGCTGTTATCAGAAGCAGGGTTCTTTTTTGCGGGGACTGAGGACTGTACGCGTTGTTTTTATTGTGGGATAG gatTGCGACATTGGTCAGAGAACGACGACCCTTGGACTGAACATGCTCGGTTTTCGCTTGATTGTGATCACGTGGTTTCAGAGAAAGGGAGGGAATTCGTGAACCTGGTTAAACTTGCACTTGAACTGACGAACGAG AAAGAAACAGGAGCAGTGCAAACAGCTGACATCTCTAAATTATCTACACCTAACG CTAGGCAAGATTCATCTGATAAAATTGACAAATTGATGAAAACAGAAGCAGCTCAAAGTGTGTTGGAAAACGATTATAGTGAAGAATTGGTTAAAAGGGCGATTGTAAAAGTCCTGAGATCCAAAG GAGCAAACGCCATCACTGGGATGAATTTGATGCAGGAAATACTGGCAATAGAAGACGAAAAAGACCTTATTGATGGGAAATCTATGG ATGATGTTCCTTCTgccatgaaacaaaatatggcGGCAGTACTTTCCCGCGAAAACCAACACCTGCGTGAAAAAACTCTATGTTCCTATTGTAAGCGGCTTGAAGTTTCCCTCGTGTTTCTGCCATGTGGTCACCTCGTGTCCTGTAACACATGTGGGGACAGGCAGAAGTCATGCGTCACGTGTGGCTCAAATGTTAAGGGGACAGTTAGGACATACAAAGCATGA